A single Pseudodesulfovibrio aespoeensis Aspo-2 DNA region contains:
- a CDS encoding FkbM family methyltransferase, translating to MNAVHEVLLDDAYGFVAGFLKSLPRRPVVLDLGANIGCFALRIFSAHPDARVVSVEAASDTYAVLQKNIARNVDLDWQALHAGVWESDGVLHLDRGERPVLNQVSSDGDGDPVPALTVASLKRKMTLDSIDLIKMDIEGAENAVIPACIDDLEAKYLVVEMHRSLGDCTVACAMLQNRYPYALTHDASGSENPVYLISRHEVAAPGMSLVNMVSHLTAFGPQSRQAS from the coding sequence ATGAACGCCGTCCACGAGGTGCTCCTCGACGACGCTTACGGCTTCGTCGCCGGGTTTCTGAAGAGCCTTCCGCGGCGGCCGGTGGTTCTGGACCTCGGGGCCAACATCGGCTGCTTCGCCCTGCGGATATTCTCAGCCCACCCCGATGCGCGCGTTGTCTCCGTGGAGGCCGCGTCGGACACCTACGCAGTGCTGCAGAAGAATATCGCACGAAACGTCGATCTCGACTGGCAGGCGCTCCATGCCGGCGTGTGGGAGTCCGATGGCGTGCTGCACCTTGATCGTGGCGAGCGCCCTGTCCTGAACCAGGTGTCGAGCGACGGGGACGGCGATCCTGTTCCGGCTTTGACTGTCGCATCCCTGAAACGAAAAATGACTCTGGACTCCATCGATCTGATCAAGATGGATATCGAGGGTGCCGAAAACGCGGTGATACCGGCGTGCATCGATGACCTTGAGGCCAAGTATCTGGTGGTCGAAATGCACAGAAGCCTTGGCGATTGCACCGTGGCGTGCGCCATGCTGCAGAACCGTTATCCATACGCGCTCACCCACGACGCGTCTGGCTCGGAGAATCCGGTATATCTGATTTCCAGGCATGAGGTGGCAGCCCCCGGTATGTCGCTGGTGAACATGGTCAGCCACCTGACGGCGTTCGGTCCGCAATCCCGTCAGGCGAGCTAG
- a CDS encoding B12-binding domain-containing radical SAM protein has product MGASKLLIVNPSCPGWPEWPVGMAYVLACLEQRGIPFDLIDLARVENWEKSLAAALDSDRYLAVASGGLIGDYRFFRRLRELAGKKSPDTPFVLGGNITKDGNDRLLFDIIGVDYAILGEAETSLPAFVEGLRAGREDFHGYDGVIFREKATGQVVRNKFKRLDLKRHKVRPAWHHFDCDYFITMSSFPFMGGGLRSMPVLSGRGCVGKCGFCSPSIGGFRKREIADLIDEIRFLIREYDFDKLCFLNEMFYPTAREVREFCAAYAALETRKPWFVQVRIDAGLDAETLVMMKEAGCIAVSAGIESGSDDVLAAMNKKTTAEQIRTFFRNCKAAGMPSNGTFIIGYDGETAEDLRKTIDLLIEEDISSGDALLVAYQGTKVYRKALGAGLIEDEDKHLDDFCCDIFAPDAYSRFCNMTAMSTDEFFDLAPKEVRRYNTYVFDKYKVRDLSLTIDGNWRWTSVLLEGKCRECGAPVRERFLAYGAEFLGLLGIGMSRNTFCGHCFKPLAFDIFEAGEMPEGRAHVREVSKALARYRRILVCAPTNDVNFLLRINFLSLDYELIHGIYLYRDEPVGRYLKYPVLKEGEIVGSGADCLLCFDVDAGASVRRLYARLGRECPPVVHAHPEAFRRSVAAKVPHAYRINQVFKRLFGVSVRTVLDRARALVGR; this is encoded by the coding sequence ATGGGCGCAAGCAAACTGCTGATAGTCAATCCCAGTTGCCCCGGGTGGCCGGAGTGGCCCGTGGGCATGGCCTATGTGCTCGCATGTCTTGAGCAGCGCGGCATCCCCTTTGATCTCATCGATCTCGCCCGGGTCGAAAATTGGGAAAAATCGCTGGCCGCCGCGCTGGACTCCGACCGATACCTGGCTGTCGCCAGCGGCGGACTCATCGGCGACTACCGTTTCTTCCGGCGGCTGCGTGAACTGGCCGGGAAGAAATCGCCGGATACGCCTTTTGTGCTCGGCGGCAACATCACCAAGGACGGCAACGACCGGCTGCTCTTCGACATCATCGGGGTCGACTACGCCATCCTGGGCGAGGCGGAGACATCCCTACCCGCCTTCGTGGAGGGGTTGCGCGCGGGCCGCGAGGATTTCCACGGCTACGACGGCGTCATCTTCCGCGAAAAGGCGACCGGCCAGGTGGTGAGGAACAAATTCAAGCGGCTGGATCTGAAGCGGCACAAGGTGCGGCCAGCATGGCACCACTTTGATTGTGACTATTTCATAACAATGTCGAGCTTCCCCTTCATGGGCGGCGGGCTCAGGTCCATGCCCGTGCTTTCGGGGCGAGGCTGCGTGGGAAAGTGCGGGTTCTGCTCGCCGTCAATCGGCGGTTTCAGAAAAAGGGAAATTGCCGATCTCATAGACGAGATACGATTTTTGATCCGGGAGTACGATTTTGACAAGCTCTGCTTCCTCAACGAGATGTTCTATCCGACGGCCCGCGAGGTGAGGGAATTCTGCGCCGCCTACGCAGCTCTTGAGACCAGAAAGCCATGGTTCGTCCAGGTCCGCATCGACGCGGGGCTTGATGCCGAAACGCTGGTCATGATGAAGGAAGCAGGCTGCATAGCGGTATCCGCAGGCATAGAAAGCGGCTCAGACGACGTGCTGGCGGCGATGAACAAGAAGACGACGGCAGAACAGATTCGGACGTTCTTCAGAAACTGCAAGGCGGCCGGCATGCCCTCCAATGGGACGTTCATCATCGGCTACGATGGGGAGACCGCCGAAGATCTGCGCAAGACCATCGACCTGCTCATTGAGGAGGACATCAGCTCTGGCGACGCCCTGCTCGTGGCATACCAGGGAACCAAGGTGTACCGGAAGGCGCTGGGTGCCGGGCTTATCGAGGACGAGGACAAGCACCTGGACGATTTTTGCTGCGACATATTCGCTCCGGACGCATACAGCCGATTCTGCAACATGACGGCCATGAGCACCGACGAGTTCTTTGACCTAGCTCCGAAGGAAGTGCGTCGCTACAATACCTATGTTTTCGACAAGTACAAGGTCCGCGACCTCTCGCTGACCATTGATGGGAACTGGCGGTGGACCTCTGTGCTTCTTGAGGGAAAGTGCCGCGAGTGCGGTGCGCCCGTGCGGGAAAGGTTCCTGGCCTACGGAGCCGAGTTCCTGGGCCTTCTCGGAATAGGAATGAGTCGCAACACCTTTTGCGGCCATTGTTTCAAACCCTTGGCCTTCGACATCTTCGAAGCCGGGGAGATGCCGGAGGGCAGGGCGCATGTCCGCGAAGTGTCCAAGGCGCTTGCCCGCTACAGGCGCATTCTCGTCTGTGCGCCCACGAATGACGTAAACTTCTTGTTGAGAATAAATTTCCTGTCACTGGATTATGAATTGATCCACGGTATCTATCTCTACCGCGACGAACCGGTCGGGCGATATCTTAAATACCCTGTGCTCAAAGAGGGCGAGATAGTGGGGAGCGGGGCGGACTGCCTACTCTGCTTCGACGTGGACGCAGGGGCTTCTGTCAGGCGACTGTACGCGAGGCTGGGCCGGGAGTGCCCGCCGGTCGTTCATGCCCATCCGGAGGCGTTCCGGCGGAGCGTGGCGGCCAAGGTTCCTCACGCCTATCGAATCAATCAGGTGTTCAAGCGGCTTTTCGGGGTGTCCGTCAGGACGGTCCTCGACAGGGCGCGCGCCCTGGTTGGCCGTTGA
- a CDS encoding radical SAM/SPASM domain-containing protein, which produces MPLKRKIDAAAVAARMTLAVATNTGNVPADYKSMVLIEPTSVCNLACPLCPTGTKTLERENKFIDMDVFDRILEVTAPVAEGYIINLFGEPTFHPRFSDILAKTSRLPTWLSTNLSYGEEAVREMAHWPHLRVICSVDTLDPEKYSEYRVGGNYDTVMRNLEILSKGQCQVYPQFLVSGDAEDEAAYVAFAKRFDIPVANVLLKAKFQSFRLDETDKPVSGVCHSCYTGIYFNCDGYLVPCCNNVRRELYIHHISEINSIDDIYRGERVRNIRRELVRNKNRFKSCGRCPGLGFWDTKFVEYLQCARSLLPGGGAKRESPQNIAF; this is translated from the coding sequence GTGCCGCTGAAAAGAAAAATTGACGCAGCCGCGGTTGCTGCAAGGATGACGCTGGCAGTAGCCACAAACACTGGCAACGTGCCTGCAGATTACAAGAGTATGGTCCTGATCGAGCCGACCTCGGTGTGCAATCTCGCATGCCCCCTGTGCCCCACCGGAACGAAGACTCTGGAGCGGGAGAACAAATTCATCGACATGGACGTGTTCGATCGAATCCTGGAGGTGACCGCCCCCGTGGCGGAGGGCTATATCATCAACCTCTTCGGCGAACCGACCTTCCATCCCCGCTTCTCGGATATTCTGGCCAAAACAAGCCGTCTGCCCACATGGCTTTCGACCAACCTCAGCTACGGCGAAGAAGCCGTGCGCGAGATGGCGCACTGGCCGCATCTGCGGGTCATTTGCTCGGTAGATACACTGGACCCCGAAAAATACAGCGAATACAGGGTCGGTGGAAACTATGACACGGTGATGCGAAATCTGGAAATTCTTTCCAAGGGACAGTGTCAGGTATATCCACAGTTCCTCGTGTCCGGCGATGCAGAAGACGAAGCCGCGTATGTCGCATTTGCCAAGCGTTTCGACATTCCCGTGGCTAATGTCCTTCTCAAGGCCAAGTTCCAGAGCTTCCGGCTCGACGAGACGGACAAGCCCGTTTCCGGAGTCTGTCATTCCTGCTACACCGGGATTTACTTCAATTGCGATGGGTATCTTGTGCCCTGCTGCAACAATGTGCGGCGAGAGCTATACATTCACCACATAAGCGAGATCAATTCCATCGACGACATCTACCGGGGTGAGCGGGTCCGGAACATCCGCAGGGAGCTGGTCAGAAACAAGAACCGCTTCAAGAGTTGCGGTCGTTGTCCCGGGCTTGGCTTCTGGGACACCAAGTTTGTGGAGTACCTGCAATGTGCGAGATCGCTTCTCCCCGGAGGGGGGGCGAAGCGGGAGTCGCCTCAGAATATAGCTTTTTGA
- a CDS encoding glycosyltransferase family 4 protein translates to MRITLVLENIRGGGAPFSAVNWANAWQRRGHQVSIVVVHPNEGQGADFALGEGVTLTRIDVQDRAVSSRFGALRRLWNCLSLLRGTIRATKPEVVLSFAAPINVRMLMACIGLPFHRIVMEQTHPGMESHGKFWEKWRKRLYPRASALVNLTRDAHDWCQERFPVARTAVIPNPVLPPATTGQPKRRGRLVVAAGRLVEQKRFDLLIAAFAMVAEESPDWNLVIYGEGADREWLESLVAGHGLAGRISLPGWAGDLSAKMAEGEFFVLSSGYEGFGNVICEAMAVGRPVVSFNCPSGPGDIIRHEVDGLLVPPLDTEGLAAGMARLMRDEALCARLGARAPEVLERFSLERTLEMWDALFERVMGEGRSR, encoded by the coding sequence ATGCGAATTACCTTGGTTCTTGAAAACATACGTGGAGGCGGTGCGCCGTTTTCGGCGGTCAACTGGGCCAACGCCTGGCAGCGCAGGGGACACCAGGTGTCCATCGTTGTCGTTCATCCCAACGAAGGGCAGGGTGCCGACTTCGCTCTGGGTGAGGGCGTGACGCTGACGCGCATCGACGTGCAGGATCGTGCTGTCTCAAGCCGATTTGGGGCGCTGCGCCGTCTGTGGAACTGCCTCTCCCTTCTTCGAGGTACTATCAGGGCTACGAAACCTGAGGTGGTCCTCTCTTTTGCCGCTCCCATCAACGTGAGGATGCTCATGGCCTGCATTGGCCTGCCTTTTCACCGCATCGTAATGGAACAGACCCACCCGGGCATGGAGTCGCATGGTAAGTTCTGGGAAAAATGGAGGAAGCGTCTGTATCCGCGGGCATCGGCCCTGGTCAACCTCACGCGGGATGCGCACGACTGGTGTCAGGAGCGGTTTCCCGTGGCTCGCACGGCCGTTATTCCCAACCCCGTCCTGCCGCCTGCCACCACCGGGCAGCCGAAGCGCCGGGGCCGTCTGGTAGTGGCTGCGGGCCGACTGGTGGAGCAAAAACGTTTTGATCTGCTGATAGCCGCCTTTGCCATGGTGGCGGAGGAGTCTCCCGACTGGAACCTGGTCATCTACGGCGAGGGGGCCGATCGGGAGTGGCTGGAGTCGCTGGTGGCCGGACACGGGCTGGCCGGGCGCATATCCCTGCCGGGCTGGGCGGGTGACCTTTCCGCAAAGATGGCGGAGGGAGAGTTCTTTGTCCTTTCGTCGGGGTACGAAGGGTTCGGCAACGTCATCTGCGAGGCCATGGCCGTCGGGAGGCCTGTTGTGTCTTTCAACTGCCCCAGCGGGCCGGGGGACATAATCCGACACGAGGTGGACGGGCTGCTAGTCCCCCCGCTCGACACTGAGGGCTTGGCCGCAGGCATGGCGCGCCTCATGCGCGACGAGGCCCTGTGCGCCAGGTTGGGTGCACGCGCTCCCGAAGTGCTTGAGCGGTTCTCGCTGGAGAGAACCCTCGAGATGTGGGATGCGCTTTTCGAACGGGTCATGGGCGAGGGGCGCTCCCGATGA
- a CDS encoding class I SAM-dependent methyltransferase, with the protein MKEHLKKVVCKAYTAYVWCYDLLCGRHPRLYPWHFQWHAIRFLNRDMDDVLPTLRGRVLDLGCGLQPYRGLLDKSVQYVGVDIAAAPGVDVVIEEGAGLPFPDTSFDGVLSTQVFEHVADLEQCVAEIRRVLKPGGTLVLSVPFIYQLHGKPHDYRRLTEYGVVQMLRGFSVDTVRREGAVGSTLAVLFLGWVNAQLSVNTYVWAIKALLLPVWIVASLLVNMLGLLLDFVDSTGSFYGNLFALARKE; encoded by the coding sequence GTGAAAGAGCATCTGAAGAAGGTAGTGTGTAAGGCCTATACCGCTTATGTTTGGTGCTACGATCTGCTGTGCGGGCGACACCCTCGGCTGTACCCCTGGCATTTCCAATGGCACGCCATACGGTTCCTCAACAGGGACATGGACGATGTGCTCCCGACCCTCAGGGGAAGGGTGCTCGATCTGGGGTGCGGTCTCCAGCCCTATCGTGGCCTGCTCGACAAGTCGGTTCAGTACGTGGGAGTGGATATCGCCGCCGCTCCAGGGGTGGACGTGGTCATCGAGGAGGGGGCGGGGCTGCCCTTTCCCGACACATCCTTTGACGGCGTGCTGAGCACGCAGGTCTTTGAGCACGTGGCCGACCTCGAGCAGTGCGTGGCCGAGATCCGTCGTGTTCTCAAGCCAGGCGGAACGCTCGTGCTCTCCGTTCCATTCATATATCAGCTCCACGGCAAGCCGCACGACTATCGCAGATTGACGGAGTACGGAGTGGTCCAGATGCTTCGGGGGTTCTCCGTCGATACGGTGCGCCGGGAGGGGGCTGTGGGCAGTACCTTGGCGGTCCTCTTCCTCGGGTGGGTCAACGCACAGCTTAGTGTGAACACGTATGTGTGGGCCATAAAGGCTCTGCTGCTGCCAGTGTGGATAGTGGCGTCTCTGCTGGTAAACATGCTGGGGCTGCTTCTTGACTTCGTGGATTCCACCGGTTCCTTCTACGGCAACTTATTTGCCCTCGCGCGAAAAGAATAG
- a CDS encoding glycosyltransferase family 4 protein encodes MKIVLLSTLFSAGGAARVMTTMANYWVAAGHEVHLFSFEDRGEVPFYPLHPRVCVTNLSLNRCSPNLLASMVNNWQRLATIRSNVKAVEPDAVVSFIDTANIRTVVALLGTGIPVIVSERVHPGHEQIGWLWGTLRRLVYPLAESLVVQTKDIGEFFSGYRLRDLRVIPNAVVAPAPDAGGETLDGLTLLAVGRLDRQKGYDLLVRAFSRVAAKHPGWTLRVAGDGPLRDELAQLTGALSLDDRVVWMGQVADVAGLYAQSNAYVMSSSYEGFPNALCEAMAAGLACVSTDCPSGPADIIRDGENGLLVPCDDEHALAAALDRLMADPDLRRTLGARAAGVVDRFSQDRIMGMWEECILEAIGRRVRS; translated from the coding sequence ATGAAGATAGTTCTTCTCAGCACATTGTTTTCCGCCGGAGGCGCAGCCCGTGTCATGACTACGATGGCCAATTATTGGGTTGCGGCCGGGCACGAGGTGCACTTGTTCAGCTTTGAGGACCGCGGGGAGGTGCCGTTTTATCCTCTGCACCCCAGGGTGTGTGTCACCAACTTGTCACTCAACCGGTGCTCGCCGAATCTGCTTGCCTCCATGGTCAACAATTGGCAGCGTCTTGCCACGATCCGGAGCAACGTGAAGGCGGTGGAGCCAGATGCAGTCGTCAGCTTCATCGATACGGCCAACATCCGCACGGTGGTCGCGCTCCTGGGCACGGGCATCCCCGTGATCGTATCGGAGCGGGTTCACCCCGGGCACGAGCAGATCGGCTGGCTCTGGGGGACGCTGCGGCGACTGGTCTACCCCCTGGCAGAATCTTTGGTGGTCCAGACGAAAGACATTGGGGAATTCTTCAGCGGCTACCGGCTGCGCGATCTGCGGGTCATCCCCAACGCCGTGGTCGCCCCGGCACCAGATGCGGGGGGGGAGACGCTGGACGGTTTGACGCTTCTCGCCGTGGGTCGGCTTGACAGGCAGAAGGGATATGATCTGTTGGTGCGCGCATTTTCCAGGGTGGCGGCGAAGCATCCGGGCTGGACCCTCCGCGTGGCCGGGGATGGCCCCCTGCGTGACGAACTGGCGCAACTGACCGGAGCCCTCTCGCTGGACGACAGGGTAGTGTGGATGGGGCAGGTGGCCGATGTGGCGGGACTCTACGCCCAGTCGAACGCCTACGTCATGTCGTCGTCCTACGAGGGGTTTCCCAACGCTCTTTGCGAGGCCATGGCGGCGGGGCTTGCCTGTGTATCCACGGACTGTCCGTCGGGGCCGGCGGACATCATACGGGACGGGGAGAACGGCCTGCTTGTTCCCTGCGACGACGAACACGCCCTGGCCGCCGCCCTGGACCGGCTGATGGCCGACCCCGACCTCAGGCGCACCCTGGGAGCAAGGGCCGCAGGCGTGGTCGACAGGTTCAGCCAGGACAGAATAATGGGAATGTGGGAAGAGTGCATTCTTGAGGCGATCGGAAGACGGGTCAGGTCGTGA
- a CDS encoding class I SAM-dependent methyltransferase, giving the protein MNRDMPMSERFAFGENWRRFLGDLSDERIDEAQWSLVDMLGDGRQFEGRHFFDIGCGSGLFSLAARNLGAEVVSIDFDPESVECARYLKEKYHPGDEKWRIMRGSVLDREFMAQCGQADIVYSWGVLHHTGSMWEAMANALDAVADRGLVHLAIYNDQGGYSDRWKTIKRWYVGMPKWARPLLCTAVLVVREAKPTLGQLLRLRNPWNYWMSKKQERGMSFWTNVADWVGGYPFEVAKPEEVFDFCRARGFVLLRLRTNRGEAGCNEFVLRKGGVV; this is encoded by the coding sequence GTGAATCGTGATATGCCCATGTCGGAACGGTTCGCCTTTGGCGAGAACTGGAGGCGGTTTCTGGGGGATTTGTCTGATGAGCGCATCGACGAGGCCCAGTGGTCTCTTGTCGATATGCTGGGGGACGGTCGGCAATTCGAGGGCAGGCACTTTTTCGACATAGGATGCGGGAGCGGCCTGTTCTCTCTGGCGGCCAGAAACCTCGGGGCAGAGGTCGTGTCGATCGATTTTGACCCGGAGTCGGTGGAGTGCGCCAGGTATCTCAAGGAGAAGTACCATCCGGGGGACGAGAAGTGGCGGATCATGCGGGGCTCTGTGCTGGATCGCGAGTTCATGGCGCAATGCGGACAGGCGGACATCGTCTATTCGTGGGGCGTGCTGCACCACACCGGGAGCATGTGGGAGGCCATGGCCAACGCCCTTGACGCCGTGGCGGACCGCGGGCTGGTCCACCTGGCCATATACAATGATCAGGGCGGGTATTCTGATCGCTGGAAAACCATCAAGCGCTGGTATGTGGGGATGCCTAAGTGGGCGCGCCCGCTCCTGTGCACGGCCGTCCTCGTCGTGCGCGAGGCCAAGCCCACCCTGGGGCAGCTGCTCCGCCTCAGGAATCCCTGGAATTACTGGATGTCGAAGAAGCAGGAGCGGGGCATGTCGTTCTGGACCAACGTGGCCGACTGGGTGGGTGGGTACCCTTTTGAGGTAGCCAAGCCCGAGGAGGTCTTCGATTTTTGCCGTGCAAGGGGCTTCGTGCTTTTGCGGCTGAGGACCAATCGCGGCGAGGCCGGGTGCAACGAGTTCGTGCTGAGAAAGGGCGGAGTCGTATAG
- the asnB gene encoding asparagine synthase (glutamine-hydrolyzing): MCGIAGVFSSSPVRPEVLGAMTDSLAHRGPDDSDIWIDAAAGIGVGHRRLSILDLSPLGRQPMHSACGRYVIAYNGEVYNFPALRNELEALGHRFKGGSDTEVMLAAFAQWGVEGAVSRFVGMFAFAVWDRAERRLFLVRDRLGIKPLYYGWAGDAFLFASELKAFRQYPGFDPSLDRDALSLYFRHNYVPAPWTIYQRARKLEPGCILALDAPAGEPRLTVYWSALDAWNHGAANPFAGTEEDAADRLEALLADAVRMRLISDVPLGALLSGGIDSSLVVALMQRASDTPVKTFSIGFHEAGYDESRHAKEVARYLGTDHSELYVTPQDMLDVVPSIPGYWDEPFADPSQVPTYCVCALTRNHVTVALSGDGGDELFAGYQRYFWMERWARLARVPLCVREFFAPIVRNAPPGMFRALGALGQKLRWRVDMLGIREFAEFYLYFMSHNRRPTLFVPGSREPESPMTRHYALSSQDRIRQMTFWDTKAYLPDDILTKTDRASMAVGLELRVPILDHRVLEFAATLPTHMKMANGEGKQVLRRILYRHVPRDIVDRPKMGFGIPLREWLGAELSGWCRDTLSLSRIRSQGYLDAREVGRMLKAFYSGDAAQCQPLWNTLMFQAWLDLWGEQ; encoded by the coding sequence ATGTGCGGCATCGCGGGTGTTTTTTCCTCAAGCCCTGTCCGTCCCGAAGTCCTTGGGGCGATGACGGACTCGCTGGCGCACCGCGGGCCTGATGATTCCGACATCTGGATCGATGCCGCGGCGGGGATCGGCGTCGGACACAGGCGGCTTTCCATCCTCGACCTCTCTCCCTTGGGCCGCCAGCCCATGCACTCCGCCTGCGGGCGCTATGTCATTGCGTACAATGGCGAGGTATACAACTTCCCTGCTCTCCGTAACGAGCTGGAGGCCCTGGGGCATCGTTTCAAGGGGGGCTCGGACACAGAGGTCATGCTGGCTGCCTTTGCCCAATGGGGGGTGGAGGGCGCCGTGTCCAGGTTCGTGGGCATGTTTGCCTTCGCGGTATGGGACAGGGCTGAACGAAGACTTTTTCTCGTACGTGATCGCTTGGGCATCAAGCCATTATACTATGGCTGGGCCGGGGACGCATTCCTTTTCGCGTCTGAGCTGAAGGCTTTCCGGCAATATCCCGGATTTGACCCGTCCCTGGATCGCGATGCACTGTCCTTGTATTTCCGCCATAACTATGTTCCTGCGCCATGGACCATATACCAGCGGGCCAGAAAGCTGGAGCCGGGGTGCATCCTGGCGCTGGATGCCCCTGCGGGCGAGCCCCGCCTCACTGTCTACTGGTCCGCGCTGGACGCCTGGAACCACGGCGCGGCCAACCCGTTTGCAGGCACCGAGGAGGACGCCGCCGATCGTCTGGAGGCTCTGCTTGCGGACGCGGTGAGGATGCGGCTGATCTCTGACGTCCCCTTGGGTGCGTTACTGTCGGGCGGGATAGATTCGTCGCTCGTGGTCGCACTCATGCAGCGGGCGTCCGACACGCCGGTCAAGACCTTCTCCATAGGTTTTCATGAGGCAGGCTACGACGAGTCCAGGCATGCCAAGGAGGTGGCCAGGTATCTCGGCACCGATCATTCCGAGCTCTACGTGACCCCGCAGGATATGCTGGATGTTGTCCCCTCGATCCCCGGATACTGGGACGAGCCGTTCGCCGACCCCTCGCAGGTGCCGACCTACTGCGTTTGCGCATTGACCCGGAACCATGTCACCGTGGCCCTGTCCGGCGACGGCGGGGACGAACTGTTCGCGGGCTACCAGCGCTATTTTTGGATGGAGCGCTGGGCCAGGTTAGCTCGCGTTCCGCTGTGCGTTCGAGAGTTTTTTGCGCCCATCGTCCGCAACGCCCCGCCGGGCATGTTCCGTGCCCTCGGCGCACTCGGGCAAAAGCTGCGCTGGCGCGTGGACATGCTGGGTATCAGGGAGTTCGCCGAGTTTTATTTGTACTTCATGAGCCATAATCGAAGGCCGACTCTGTTTGTTCCCGGGTCAAGGGAACCGGAAAGCCCCATGACGCGGCACTATGCCCTGAGCAGCCAGGACCGGATAAGGCAAATGACGTTCTGGGACACCAAGGCGTATCTGCCCGACGACATCCTGACCAAGACCGACAGGGCCAGCATGGCTGTGGGGCTCGAGTTGCGCGTGCCCATTCTTGATCATCGCGTGCTGGAATTCGCCGCCACCCTGCCCACGCACATGAAGATGGCCAATGGCGAGGGCAAGCAGGTGTTGCGGCGGATTCTCTATCGCCACGTCCCGCGCGACATCGTTGATCGGCCCAAGATGGGGTTTGGAATCCCTCTGCGGGAGTGGCTCGGGGCAGAGCTTTCAGGCTGGTGCAGGGACACCCTTTCGCTCTCCCGGATAAGATCCCAGGGTTACCTGGACGCCAGGGAGGTGGGGCGGATGCTCAAGGCATTCTATTCTGGCGACGCGGCCCAGTGCCAGCCCCTTTGGAATACGCTCATGTTCCAGGCTTGGCTCGACCTGTGGGGTGAACAGTGA